Proteins encoded within one genomic window of Granulicella pectinivorans:
- a CDS encoding S41 family peptidase — MKSDVFKPHFGRHRLATFTGSLILCVVCHSASASSRIELGTAATKTEQANTSVSSVTLDSQQATADFDLLRGSLQEAHPGLYRYTSRAVIDRMFARERKKLNHTVTRIEFVRIVAETLASIRCGHTLYEQDALTRAAMTSARKFPLSVQMEGARLIVVLNQSDDTTIHPGAEILAVDGQPTSKIIAMMWTVLAGDGDIQTGRARQIRHFDQLYWLLFGQTEHFTVKVREASGSVHVVELKGVTDAEREKSNNPLNAPVMTGFQKISWTRDNVAVRFFRDGEVAELHIGYFLGDDFPKKLGDVFKALHERKTKALIIDLRGNGGGHDQYGALLVSELRDAPFAYFDHIDVKTLDPSFLADTNLTQGALDKLRAGTVAETSGGFRITPAYHSGVGMQAPEKNSFEGPVYVLIDGNTFSTAADVCAILRHLKRAVFIGEETGGAYFGNNSGLEATLKLPNSGVKVTVPFYGYWNAVTEQENARRGIQPAYIKPTTVQSLIDGRDDALSSALNLIHF; from the coding sequence ATGAAGTCAGACGTATTCAAGCCCCACTTCGGACGTCACCGACTCGCTACGTTTACCGGAAGCCTCATTCTATGCGTTGTTTGTCACTCAGCCTCAGCCAGCTCCAGAATCGAGCTCGGGACCGCCGCGACGAAGACAGAGCAGGCAAACACTTCTGTTTCTTCTGTAACTCTAGACTCCCAACAGGCAACTGCTGATTTCGATCTCCTTCGCGGATCACTTCAGGAGGCCCATCCCGGGCTGTACCGATATACCTCAAGAGCTGTGATAGACCGGATGTTTGCTCGAGAGCGCAAGAAGCTGAACCATACCGTCACGCGAATCGAGTTTGTCAGAATCGTGGCTGAAACTTTGGCCAGCATTCGATGTGGACACACTCTTTACGAACAAGATGCACTAACGCGCGCGGCAATGACGAGTGCGCGTAAGTTTCCGCTAAGTGTGCAAATGGAAGGCGCGCGATTGATTGTTGTGCTGAATCAGTCCGACGACACTACGATTCATCCAGGTGCGGAAATTCTTGCAGTCGACGGCCAACCGACAAGCAAAATCATCGCGATGATGTGGACGGTGCTCGCGGGAGATGGGGATATTCAAACAGGACGAGCGCGGCAGATTCGCCACTTCGATCAGCTCTACTGGCTCTTATTCGGGCAGACAGAGCACTTTACTGTCAAAGTTCGTGAAGCATCTGGCTCTGTACACGTCGTCGAGCTGAAGGGCGTCACCGATGCTGAGCGCGAGAAGTCTAATAATCCTTTGAACGCACCGGTGATGACGGGTTTTCAAAAGATTTCCTGGACCCGCGATAATGTCGCCGTCCGATTTTTTCGCGATGGAGAGGTAGCAGAGTTACATATTGGCTATTTCCTGGGTGATGACTTCCCGAAAAAGCTAGGTGATGTTTTCAAGGCGTTGCACGAGAGGAAGACAAAGGCGCTCATCATCGATCTGCGTGGTAATGGCGGAGGACACGACCAGTACGGTGCACTTCTGGTTTCGGAATTGAGAGATGCGCCCTTTGCTTACTTCGACCACATCGACGTAAAAACACTTGATCCAAGTTTCCTTGCTGACACGAATTTGACCCAGGGCGCCCTTGACAAGCTGCGTGCCGGAACGGTGGCCGAGACCTCCGGTGGCTTTCGGATTACTCCCGCCTATCATTCGGGTGTCGGTATGCAAGCACCGGAAAAGAACTCTTTTGAAGGGCCTGTTTATGTCCTCATCGACGGAAATACATTTTCGACGGCTGCGGATGTTTGCGCTATCTTGCGACATCTGAAACGAGCGGTCTTCATCGGCGAAGAGACCGGAGGCGCGTACTTCGGCAATAATTCCGGGTTGGAAGCTACCTTGAAACTGCCCAATTCAGGAGTCAAGGTGACGGTACCCTTTTATGGCTACTGGAACGCGGTGACTGAGCAAGAGAATGCGCGCCGCGGCATACAACCTGCTTACATAAAACCAACGACCGTGCAAAGTCTGATTGATGGCAGAGATGATGCTTTGTCGAGTGCCCTTAATCTCATTCATTTCTGA
- a CDS encoding LysR substrate-binding domain-containing protein: MDFRIRQLQCFLTLADLLHYGRTARALYMSQPTITFQIKSLEESFNVKLFERSRQEVSLTPAGLAFRHYAQTIVDTVTSAQRRLADLERRHHLRLSCTELGQEALPRILRELALNHSDFDLQLSELNREQQHAALQEERIDAIFMVSDPCIPGVRFDLLRDEPIVLLVPRQSPLASLDTVSVHELRHHNLLASRLEDCAVGQPFLHRILAPHGIVPRIVEAPHSHAAKFAYLAAGAGLLLGTPSMAQTRPDVVALPIEEHLPIVRLGLVSLKTNQSPALTLFRAVVQGCFRDKKPPTPIPHPMPLEATA; the protein is encoded by the coding sequence ATGGACTTCAGGATCAGGCAGTTGCAGTGCTTCCTCACCCTCGCCGACCTTCTCCACTACGGCCGCACCGCGCGCGCTCTCTACATGAGCCAGCCCACCATCACCTTCCAGATCAAGTCCCTCGAAGAATCCTTCAACGTCAAGCTCTTCGAGCGCTCCCGCCAGGAGGTCTCCCTCACCCCCGCGGGCCTCGCCTTCCGCCACTACGCGCAAACCATCGTCGACACCGTCACCAGCGCGCAGCGCCGCCTCGCCGACCTCGAACGACGCCACCACCTCCGCCTAAGCTGCACCGAACTCGGCCAGGAGGCACTCCCCCGCATCCTCCGCGAGCTCGCCCTCAACCACTCCGACTTCGACCTCCAGCTCTCCGAGCTCAACCGCGAACAACAGCACGCAGCCCTCCAGGAAGAACGCATCGACGCCATCTTCATGGTCAGCGACCCCTGCATCCCCGGCGTCCGCTTCGACCTCCTCCGCGACGAGCCCATCGTCCTCCTCGTGCCGCGCCAGTCCCCCCTCGCCAGCCTCGACACCGTCTCGGTCCACGAGCTCCGCCACCACAACCTCCTCGCCTCCCGCCTCGAAGACTGCGCCGTCGGACAGCCCTTCCTCCACCGCATCCTCGCGCCCCATGGAATCGTTCCACGCATCGTCGAGGCCCCGCACTCCCACGCCGCCAAGTTCGCCTACCTCGCCGCCGGCGCGGGCCTCCTCCTCGGCACCCCGTCGATGGCCCAAACCCGCCCCGACGTCGTCGCCCTGCCCATCGAAGAACATCTCCCCATCGTCCGTCTGGGGCTGGTCTCCCTCAAGACGAACCAATCCCCAGCCCTCACCCTCTTCCGGGCCGTCGTACAAGGCTGCTTCCGCGACAAGAAGCCCCCCACGCCCATCCCCCACCCCATGCCCCTCGAAGCCACCGCATAA
- a CDS encoding YybH family protein, translated as MHEESHEAGIRRARDNSNRAIARRNVLGVGASLDEDYVGVIGDGTFVPSRAAYLKLFKEGFDRPKQSMTYVRTPEVVKVADDQTLAAEHGSWVATLPSGSVAYTGSYAAMWRRTADGWKLRSEIFVTLHG; from the coding sequence TTGCACGAAGAGTCGCATGAAGCGGGCATCCGCCGCGCTCGAGACAACTCCAATCGCGCGATTGCGCGACGGAATGTGCTTGGCGTTGGCGCCTCCCTTGACGAGGACTATGTCGGAGTCATCGGGGATGGCACGTTCGTCCCATCGCGTGCCGCGTATCTGAAGTTGTTCAAAGAGGGCTTCGACCGGCCGAAGCAAAGCATGACTTATGTGCGCACGCCTGAGGTCGTCAAGGTAGCCGACGATCAGACGCTGGCCGCAGAGCATGGCAGTTGGGTGGCGACGCTTCCCTCCGGTTCCGTCGCGTATACCGGGAGCTATGCTGCGATGTGGCGGCGAACAGCGGATGGCTGGAAACTTCGATCAGAGATCTTCGTTACGCTGCATGGGTGA